One stretch of Vulpes lagopus strain Blue_001 chromosome X, ASM1834538v1, whole genome shotgun sequence DNA includes these proteins:
- the LOC121482863 gene encoding 60S ribosomal protein L39-like — translation MSSHKTFRIKRFLAKKQKQNRPIPQWIRVKTGNKIRYNSKRRHWRTKLGL, via the coding sequence ATGTCTTCTCACAAGACTTTCAGAATCAAGCGATTcctggccaagaaacaaaagcaaaatcgtCCTATTCCCCAGTGGATTCGGGtaaaaactggtaataaaatcagGTACAACTCCAAGAGGAGGCACTGGAGAACTAAGCTGGGTCTATGA